The segment ACAATGCTTGCGAATAGCCAAATTACATGAATCAAAATAGGGGATGGTAACCGGCAAAGTTCCAAGTTGTTGGACATCAATTTATTTAGAGCAAATACTAAAATTAAAAGAAGTGTCATTGAATGAGTAATTTGCATACCGACACCAGAAAAGTAAAAAGGTCTACCTACCCATAAAAAGAAAGCTAAAAGGCCGGTTAAATAACCTATCATGGATAGCTTAACAACTAAGAATATTTTTCCATTCTCCATTGTCAACGAAACAATCGCATTTTTGTCTCTCAAATGGTTACACATCCCACCATAATTACCTTAGTAGGCCCCTTTGCCACCGAACACAACAGAAATAGTACGAATCAAAATGACTAAGTCCAGCCAGAGTGACCAGTTTTCAACGTACCAAGTATCCATTCTTAACCGTTGATCAAATGTGACATTGTTGCGACCACTCACTTGCCAAAAACCACTAATGCCCGGAGGAACTCGTAAAATGTCTTCATGCCCTTCTAAATATTGCTTTTCCCGTGGTAAATAAGGACGGGGCCCGATAAAGCTCATGTCGCCTAGAATAACATTTGCTACCTGGGGCAACTCGTCTACACTTAATTTTCTAAGGATTGTTCCAACTCTTGTCACTCGTGGGTCAAACCCCTTGATTTTGGCGAAATTCTCCCATTGTTTTTGGAGGTCTGGGCTCGATGCCAAGTGTTTTTGCAGCAGGACATCTGCATTTTGATGCATGGTTCTTAATTTAAAAAACGGGAATTCCCTGCCGTTCTTACCTATTCTTTGCCCCGAATAAAAGACCGGGCCACTTGAATCCAGCTTGATCGCGATTGCTGCAACTGCTATCACCAGACAAACAATAGGCATTAAGAACAGAGCAAGAAGGACATCGAGAAGCCTCTTCAGCCCTCTCGCGAATTTAAAAGATGCTTTACTTGATGAAGTCGGGTTGCAGGATGATTGAAGTAATAATTTTTCGTTACTCATGAGCCACCACCAGTTCTGCTAGTGATTTTGGGGTGTAATTGGCAGGCTTGTAATTAAGGGGCGTTACAGTTTATATATTGTGAAGCTTATTTTGTTAGAACGAATAAACTTGCATTGATTAGTGTAAATATTTTCCAGAGAAATTTTGACCATATAACTAACCCGCCGAATATAGAATGTTAGAAGAAGGGAGTGAAAATTATTGAAGGTTACGATAATAGGGGCGGGATATGTCGGTCTTACCACTGCCGCCGCAATGGCATATACAGGACACGAAGTACATTGTATCGATAAGGATACCGAACTGATTAAAGAGCTGCGTAAAGGAAATGTGCATTTTCATGAGCCGGGTATTATTGAGTTATTATCTATGGAGCTGTCACTCTCTTTTGGGGATTGGGAAACCTTTGACAGGGGTTCTGATTTGATTTTCATAGCAGTGGGTACACCGCCCAAGTCTAATGGTGATGCAGATTTAGCTTATATTGAATTGGCTGCCTATGAAATTGGACGTCGAGCCGCTAACGTAGCCCATATAAACGTTGTTATTAAATCAACTGTGCCCGTAGGTACAGCGCAAAAAGTGCAATCTATTATTAGTCAAGTAAGACTTAAATCCGGGGATATGGATGCTTCTGTTACAGTAGCCTCCAATCCAGAATTTCTCCGTGAGGGTGCAGCATTATTTGATACATTCTACCCAGGGCGAATTGTTGTTGGATCTGAATCTTCTGGTTTAATCGATATGCTGGATAAACTATATAAGCCTATACTTACGCAGACTATCAGTCCACCGGCTTTTTTACCCCGCCCGAAAAAAACTATTACCCCTGCATTCATTTCTACAACTACAGCTAGTGCAGAACTAATTAAATACGCGTCGAATGCATTTCTCGCTATGAAGATATCATTTATAAATGAGTTTGCCGGTTTAGCAGAGTTTTTGGGAGCAGACATTGAGGATGTGGCAATGGGGATAGGCCTAGATAGACGTATCGGGCCTGAGTATTTGCAGGCGGGTGTAGGCTGGGGAGGCAGTTGTTTCGGTAAAGACATCGGCACAACGCTAGCTACTGCAAAGAAGTATGACTATAATATGCATCTATTAGAAGCCACGGTGATGGTGAATAACCGTCAACGTGAAGCTATCATAGAAAAGCTTGTACGACAGCTTAAAGAAATTAGGGGTGCTAACATAGGTATTTTGGGAGTTTCCTTCAAGCCGGAAACGGATGATGTACGGGATGCCCCTTTTTTAGCCATTTCCCGTATGCTGCATAAACTTGGCGCCAACGTGAAGGCGCATGATCCTGTCGCAGTTTCTAACTGCATGCGAAAACATCCCCAACTGCCTGTTACTTACTGTAACGAGCCCGAAGAAGCTGCTGAGAATGCTGACGCATTGTTGATACTTACTGAATGGGAGCAGTATCAAACGCTTAATTATGCAGCAATTGGACAAATAATGCGGCAGAAATTACTTATTGACGGACGTAATATGTTGAATTCTGAGCAGATGCGTCAAGCCGGATTCATATACATTGGAGTAGGATGATGTTAAAGAAAACACAGAAAGTATTGGTTACCGGCGGTGCGGGATTTATTGGCAGCCACCTAATTGATAACTTAATAGAGGAGGGTCATATAGTAATCAGCGTAGACGATTTCAATGAGTACTATGATCCTGATATAAAATGGCGAAACATTTCTGCTCATTGTGGAAATCCAAAATTCAACTTGATACGGTGTGATATTTGTGACCGTAGTAGGATAACGCAGGTATTTTTAGATAACCAGCCAGATATAATAGTTCATCTGGCAGCCAGGGCTGGGGTTCGACCGTCTTTGACAAACCCCTCTCTTTACACAGAGGTTAACGTAAATGGAACGCTTAACATCTTAGAGGCTGCAGCCAGAATTAAGGTAAAGAAATTTATCTTTGGGTCATCGAGTTCCGTCTATGGGGTAAACAAAAAAGTTCCCTATTCAGAAAATGATGCCCTATTGACACCTATATCGCCCTATGCTGCTACTAAAATTGCCGGGGAGGCACTTTGCCATTCATTTGCACATCTTCATCATATTAATATGATTGCACTGCGCTTTTTTACTGTTTACGGGCCAAGACAGCGTCCTGATTTGGCTATACATAAATTTGCAAATTTAATTATGGCTTCCCAACGAGTTCCCGTCTATGGGGATGGCAGCAGTCAGCGCGATTATACCTACATAGGAGATATAGTAAAGGGTATCCGTCTAGCGATGGATTATCAGTTGCCCCAGTATTATGAAGTATTTAACATTGGCAACTCACAACCCGTGAAACTGCTGGATTTAATCAGTTGGTTGGAAGAGGTCATAGGAATTAAAGTTGAAGTAGACTATCAACCTACTCAACCGGGGGATGTACCGATTACTTGGGCAGATACGCAAAAAGCAGAACGCCTATTAATGTATCGACCTATTACACCACTTAAAGAGGGCTTAGTATCTTTTGTCAATTGGTTGGGGAAATAGGTGGAGAATACAGCCGGACCTTTACAGCAAATAAAAGAAGTGAGCTGAGTTGTTTTAGTCCTGATTTAAATATTTTTCAGAGAGCTCCCTGATTTTATCTGTTTGCGGCACCCAATAGAACAGTTTCTTCTTGATAATTGGATCTACTGTGCGCTCTGATGCACCGGGAATTTGAAAATATTCAATATCGTCTTTAGAGATGCTGTGTACCAGCCATGCAAGGCTTATCATATCACTGTTAGTTAAGTTAGTATCAAGAATATAACTTCTAGACTGCTTAACTAAAGTTGGTACTTTAGGCAATTGGTTGGCATTTAAAAGTTTTTCGCTGAGGGCATCCAATAGGAGCAGGTTATTCTTTTGCCGCCCAAAATCGCCGCCGGGAAGTGAATAGCGCTCCTTTGCCAGCTTTAATGCTAAATCCCCGTCCAAATGCTGCGAACCGGCAGGGAGGGTTTTGTCAGCAAAGGTTAATTTTAAGGGTTGAGGCAGTTCAATATCAAGTCCCCCAATTTCATCCACAAAATCTTTAAAGCCCTGAAAGTTAATTTTAAGATAATAGTTGATTGGGCAGTATAGCAAGCTGCTTACCGCTTTAACTGAGGCCATAGTTCCTGCATGGCTGCCGCCTTCTAATTCACCTAGAATATGTGCGTGGTTAATTTTTGTATAACCTACCCCTGCAAGTTTCACCTTGGTATCCCTTGGTATCGAGATGAGGTATATCTTTTTCGTAGTTGGATTTATATTGGCGAGCATTAGTAAATCAGTGCGGGATAATTCTTCATTTCTCGCATCTATCCCCAGTAGTAAAACATTAAAAGTTTCATCAGGATACTCTGCCGCCTGCTGTTGCGGCACAGAATCGTCAGATTGCCTCTTAGGGTCTTTCACTTTATTAGATGTTTTTGGGGAGTCAGGTGTAGTTTCTAAAATAGGCATGTTACTGGTATCAAAGTGACGATTTGGCTGCAGATTCCAAACGAAGTATATTGCTAGGATGGTAGAAATCATAAAGACAACCACCACTGCCTTTGACCACATTTTCATTGAGAATATCCTCCTAATTTTTACGTTTGGTACTTGCTGGCTTAGCTTGAAAGGAGACAAACTGTGGAGCTAATAATGCTATGAATAAACCCTTAGCAATTTCATTAGAATTCTGTAACCTGTTAGAAAAGAATAATATTAATTACTGCTATTGGAAATGCAGCCGTGATTTTTCCAGTGCATTGGCAGGAGCTAAAGATATAGATATGCTGGTAGACAAAAATCAAGCAAGCGAGTGCGAACAAATTTTATTAAATTTGGGATTCAAAAGAGTTATCTCACAAAGCTGGGCAAGGTTCCCTGGAATTGAAGATTGGCTGGCTGTTGATGAAGTAAGCGGCAAGTTAATCCATGTTCACCTGCACTATCAGCTGCTGTCAGGATTAAAATTCGTAAAAGAACAAGTCATACCGTGGGAAAAAATCATCTTAGAGACTGTAGTTAAAGACACCTCTTCCGGTGTGGCCTTGGTTGACCCTAATTTAGAGCTTATTCTTTTGGCAGTTAGGATCGGTGGGGAAACAACGCTTTTTTTCTATTTGAGCAGGATGTTTCAAAAGACAAAACTGCCGAAAAAATTTAGCGGGCAGAGGAATTACCTTTTAGGCAGGATAAATGAAGCGGAGCTGCATCGCTGGGGCGAGAGGCTTTTTAGCTCCCAAAATGGTCCACAAATCATTAGCTTAATCTCAAAGCCCAACCTTAAGCTGTGTTCTATTATAAGATTGAGAATATTAATTGCTAGAGAAATGTCTAGATATAGAAGACACCGCAAAGTGCCCGCGATTATAATTCAAATGTTATGTTATTTTTACGTTATTTTACTAAAGCTTAGACATAAAATATTTAAGATTCCGGTGCCAAAGAAACGTTTTCATAACAGTGGATTTATTATTGCAGTCATAGGCTGTGATGGTTCAGGGAAGTCAACTATTACTACGGAATTAGCGCGTTGGTTTTCGTCGAAGCTTGAGGTGAAAAAGTTATATTTGGGAAGCGGAGATGGGTTAGGCCCTTTGTTTCGAGGGCTGAAAATACTGGTGAGGCGCTTTAAGGGTATTAAAAGAGATGGCGTTAAAACAAAAAAAATATCTAAAACTGATACAAGCATATCGCTGCCTGCTTATCTATGGAAAGCATATATTGCATCCATGAGGTATCGAAAAATCATAAAGGCAAAAATGGCCGGCTGCAGTGCTGTTGTTATAACGGACCGTTACCCTCAGAAACAGTTTAATGGGATTTATGATGGTCCATCGCTGCAGGACCGGAAGGGACTACCGGTAATATATCAGTTTTTGGCAAAATATGAACAGGTGAAATACAAGCAAATGGACCAATTGCCACCTGATATTCTCATAAAACTTCATTTGACTCCTGAGACCGCTGTTAGTCGGAAACCAGACCATACTTTAAGCGAGGTTAAGGCTAAAGCAGTGATTACGCCTCAAATATATTACCCAGGTACAAGAATAATCAATATTGACGCATCTGAACCTTTGGAGATGGTGGTGAAAAAGGTAAAAACAAGAGTCTGGGAATTACTATAGAAGACACGGGGACGTTTCTGTTGTCTTACTTGATAACCTCTGTTATGAATAGGGTGATGGAAATGGGAAGGGAAGCAAGCAAAAGTTCAACTGGGATATATCATATTATGTTAAATCAGGGATATGTACCATAATACAGGAACTAGTAACGGCAATTAGGAAGAGTAATAGGAGGAAAGACAATTATAGAGAAAGCAATTAGACAAGACAGATGAAACGTCCCTGCGTCTTCTTTCGTCCCTGCGTCTTCTTTGCTTGCTGGGTGTCTCGGAACGCCAGTTGAAATGTTATTATGGGCGGGTGCCGAAGGGTTGAAAAAAGTTATCTAGACCAAACGACCAAACAGCATACCAAGCACAGATCCTGGTATGCTGTTTGGTCCAATTTATTTTTTTATATTGTCACCTAGCACGCGGGCCAATTGATAGTTGATATATTGATTGAGACTGACATTTTCCTCTTTCGCTTTTTGTACTAGCAGGCGGTGTAAAGACTTGGGAACCCTTACGTTAAACTTCCCGGAAAACGCATTTTCGACGGTCGGCTCAGGTATTGTGAAGCCGTCTTCCAGAGCGGAAGCTAACCAGCAACGTTTGGCATCTTCGATCATCTCCAGGGCCTCTTTCACTGTTTCGCCCTGAGAGATACATCCGGGCAGTTCAGGTAGTTCAACAATATAACCGCCTTCTTCAGCGGGGTAAAGAACTACCTTATAATTAAGGTTGGTATAATGCTGTAAATCCTTATTAGTCATCTTCATTCTCTCCTTCGAGAAGGGCTAATGCTCTCTCAACATAAATAGTTTTTACGTGGGGTTGACGGTAAGGAACCGTCAATCGTTTTTTTAAATGTAGTGACTTGAACCGATACCTGGTTGGCGCCTAGTGAAACCGCTTCTAATTAATATTTTATCTAATTCCTGAAAACGTACTTGCTTTGGATTGTTTTTCACTTTTTGAAGCAGTTTTTCTAACTTGGTCATCGCGGCCACCTCTGAATTTATAGTACCATATATAGTGGCAGAAAAACAAGTTCCGATGAAGTTTAAAGGAAAAAGGAATTCCGGCAACCTCGTAGAATGAGTATTGTTAAATGTTGGAGACTGGAGACTTAAGAAAAGAGGATGCTTAGTGCTTTTTGAAACAGAGTTTAATTACCACGATGAAGAGTGTGCGCCGCAATGTTGGGTGTTGTTTAAAGGGGATAAAATTCTTACTTTAGAGAATAAGGGACAAGTTGTTTTATCAGATGTTGAGTTAGATAAGTTAAAACTAAAGCCTGTTCGGCAGCAGTATCTTGGTCGATTGAATGATCGGTCTTATTATGTCGGTGAACTTGCAGCTGATAAAGCCGCACCGGAAGGTGTATTGTTTTACGACTTAAGGCGCTTATTGGGACAGGTCCCAGACGATTTATTTTCATTAGCGGGTAAAGCGTATCACCTTTTGCATTGGGATCGTACCCACCAATACTGCGGCGGATGTGGAGTACCTACAGAAAATAAAATAGATGAAGTGGCTAAAATTTGCCCAGCTTGTGGATTAATTAAGTATCCTAGGATTTCTCCTGCAATCATCGTCGCTATTATCAAGGATAACCAAATATTGCTGGCCCAGGGGAGACAGTTTCGGGGTTATTTTTATATTGCATATATCACAATATCATGATATATTGTAATTAAACAAAGGAGGGTAATTTATGTCAGATACCCCAAATAACTCACAAGAGCAGTTTAAAATACATGCTGATATCTTAGCAAAATTCTTTTCAGGTCTTTCCCACCCTATCCGTTATAGGATAGTAGCCACGCTTGCGCAAAAAGAAATGACGGTTAATGAAATTGTAGGTGAGTTGGGCTGTTCCCAAAGTCAAATCTCCAACCACCTTGCCTGTCTTAAATGGTGTGGGTATGTAAGCAGTCGTCAGGAAGGCAGGAGTGTATATTATCAAGTTACTGATAAACGTATACTGGATATTTTAGAGCTTGCTAAAAGAGTTGTATCAGATAATGCCAAACATATTAGCTCATGCACCAGAATGTGACGGAATCTGTCTCCATCATACTTTATCCAATCTTTCAGGGTTAAAGGTAGGTGAATAAATTGAAAAAAACCTTAGTTATAAGTATTTTTTTTACATCTTTAATACTTTTACTAGTAGTAGGATGCAGTAATACAACTAATAACACTGCTAAGACTAAGATTAACACCTCGCTTAAAGAGGGAACCCAGGTAGACAAGGGAATTAATGCTATCCCAGGTGAATTTGTAACAAAACAGTTTTTTATAACTGGATTTACTTGAGCCAGTTGTGCATCTACCGCTCAATGGGTGCTATCCAGGCTGGATGGTGTCCAAGAAGCGAAAGTTGAAGACACAGGTGATGCGACGATTATTTATGACACAGATAAGGTGAACTTGGATGAGTTTAAAGAGGCTTTAAAACCCTATAACTATCAAATTGATTACATAGGTAATTGCGAAATTCAAAATTTAACGTAGGCAGCTAATCAGAAAGTTTAATAAAGAGGACAGAAAATTTTAAGCAGAGGTTGGACAGAAAAAATTCGGCACAAATAACCGCAAGTATTTTGCGGGTTGAAAGAGCAAGTATAAAGGATTTGCTAAGCCAAAAGAGGTTTAAGGCTTCTGATGAGTTCGTGTTTATGGAGTTTGTCTGCAAGAATAACGGTAAGCAGTTGAGTAATTCCTGCAAGGAGTAAGTCAGCCTTAATGGTTAAAGCATTTGTAGTTTTTCTGTTGGCGACGCCAAAATTGGATTTAAAGTGTTGAATGGTTTGCTCAATAACGCAACGATTTTTGTAGATATCAATCCATTCAGGGGTGTCTCTAATAATGCCAGGATAAAGTCTTAAGTCTTTTTCAGGATAGGTATAAAACATTCTACCAGAAGGAGAGTCGGAGCAAGGATGTTCACATAAAGTAATGCGTTTAGAACCTTTCCACTTCATTTTTGGGCAAACCCATTTATCTCTAACAACGCCACTCCTTAAGGGCGCTTTACCTTCATATTTCATGGGTAAAGAAGAATCTAACGGACACAGAGGTTGTCCAGATTCGTTGAACCCGGGTTCAGGGAGGTTCTTAGAACCTCGTTCGTTCAGAGGAATGACTGTTTTTAAAAAGTGACAATCCTTCAATAAAAAGTTATAGGAATCGTTTGTATCAAAAGCAGCATCGCCAATAAACGTGCTGGGTTTAAAATGAGTATGTGTTTTAAAAAAGTCGCGCAGAACAGGTTTAAGTGCTTTAGAATCGGATAAGGATTTATCTTCATCAGGGGAATCAGACTTTTTCTCTATTGGGATTTCAGGGTGTGCATTTATAAAGTCTTCATCAAAAAAGGAAATATTTCTGACTATACCAAGGCCATTTGTGAGCATACCAAATTTATAGACATAGCAAAAATGGCCATTGATGTAAAGCTGTTTGACATTTGGATTTGATGATGCGCAGGAAGGCATAATGCCGTATGCCATTTTGTATGGGTCAACAGAAGAGTTGCCTTTGTATTGAGACTTAAGCTGCTTGATTAAGCGATTGATAAACTTAGGATTATTCTCAGTAACGTAAGCTTCAACGCCAGAGGTATCAAAGACGAGATATGAAGCAAGTTCTGAGTTAATTTGCTCACAAATAGGTTCAGTTTGATCAACAAGGTTATCAAAAAGTGTTTGAAGATGTTTAGAAAAATCTTGCTTAAATCGTGTAAATTTTGATGCATCAGGTACTTTAGAAAAACCACAGAATTCACGGATTTCCTTGGAAAAATTCAAAAAAATAATCAGAAGCGCATCTGTAGGAATAGAAAAGATTCTCTGAATGATGAGTGCATAAAGAAAAGACTCAAGCTTAAATTTTCGTTTGCGACCAAAGTGCTTGTAAAAAGCCTGATAGAAACTCAGCGAAATATACTCTGAAAGTTGAATATGCTCTTCAAGAAGCGCTAGAAACCGAGGTTTATCCTTATCAACGAAATCAAGACAACCGTCATAAATATCAGATAGGGATAATTGTTTAAATTTCACAGAATAGATCTCCTTTCTTGTTGAATGTAGATATTGCCTGTTAACTATATTTTACACAAGACAAGTGAGGAGTTCTATATAACTAAGCAAGAAAAAAGATAGAATTTGCAAGGGTTGCGGCGTTTTGCAAACGCCTAAAATTGATTACAAATAACGAGGAGGTTTTATTAATGGCTGATTGTTGTGCTGTAAAAACGCCAAGTAAAGTAGAAGAAAAGTTTAACTGCCCGAAATGCGGCAACGATGGGAAAAAGGTTGAAATTGTGACGTTAAAGAGTTTA is part of the Metallumcola ferriviriculae genome and harbors:
- a CDS encoding sugar transferase yields the protein MSNEKLLLQSSCNPTSSSKASFKFARGLKRLLDVLLALFLMPIVCLVIAVAAIAIKLDSSGPVFYSGQRIGKNGREFPFFKLRTMHQNADVLLQKHLASSPDLQKQWENFAKIKGFDPRVTRVGTILRKLSVDELPQVANVILGDMSFIGPRPYLPREKQYLEGHEDILRVPPGISGFWQVSGRNNVTFDQRLRMDTWYVENWSLWLDLVILIRTISVVFGGKGAY
- a CDS encoding UDP-glucose dehydrogenase family protein; its protein translation is MKVTIIGAGYVGLTTAAAMAYTGHEVHCIDKDTELIKELRKGNVHFHEPGIIELLSMELSLSFGDWETFDRGSDLIFIAVGTPPKSNGDADLAYIELAAYEIGRRAANVAHINVVIKSTVPVGTAQKVQSIISQVRLKSGDMDASVTVASNPEFLREGAALFDTFYPGRIVVGSESSGLIDMLDKLYKPILTQTISPPAFLPRPKKTITPAFISTTTASAELIKYASNAFLAMKISFINEFAGLAEFLGADIEDVAMGIGLDRRIGPEYLQAGVGWGGSCFGKDIGTTLATAKKYDYNMHLLEATVMVNNRQREAIIEKLVRQLKEIRGANIGILGVSFKPETDDVRDAPFLAISRMLHKLGANVKAHDPVAVSNCMRKHPQLPVTYCNEPEEAAENADALLILTEWEQYQTLNYAAIGQIMRQKLLIDGRNMLNSEQMRQAGFIYIGVG
- a CDS encoding GDP-mannose 4,6-dehydratase, which translates into the protein MLKKTQKVLVTGGAGFIGSHLIDNLIEEGHIVISVDDFNEYYDPDIKWRNISAHCGNPKFNLIRCDICDRSRITQVFLDNQPDIIVHLAARAGVRPSLTNPSLYTEVNVNGTLNILEAAARIKVKKFIFGSSSSVYGVNKKVPYSENDALLTPISPYAATKIAGEALCHSFAHLHHINMIALRFFTVYGPRQRPDLAIHKFANLIMASQRVPVYGDGSSQRDYTYIGDIVKGIRLAMDYQLPQYYEVFNIGNSQPVKLLDLISWLEEVIGIKVEVDYQPTQPGDVPITWADTQKAERLLMYRPITPLKEGLVSFVNWLGK
- a CDS encoding LCP family protein, which codes for MKMWSKAVVVVFMISTILAIYFVWNLQPNRHFDTSNMPILETTPDSPKTSNKVKDPKRQSDDSVPQQQAAEYPDETFNVLLLGIDARNEELSRTDLLMLANINPTTKKIYLISIPRDTKVKLAGVGYTKINHAHILGELEGGSHAGTMASVKAVSSLLYCPINYYLKINFQGFKDFVDEIGGLDIELPQPLKLTFADKTLPAGSQHLDGDLALKLAKERYSLPGGDFGRQKNNLLLLDALSEKLLNANQLPKVPTLVKQSRSYILDTNLTNSDMISLAWLVHSISKDDIEYFQIPGASERTVDPIIKKKLFYWVPQTDKIRELSEKYLNQD
- a CDS encoding type II toxin-antitoxin system HicB family antitoxin, with amino-acid sequence MTNKDLQHYTNLNYKVVLYPAEEGGYIVELPELPGCISQGETVKEALEMIEDAKRCWLASALEDGFTIPEPTVENAFSGKFNVRVPKSLHRLLVQKAKEENVSLNQYINYQLARVLGDNIKK
- a CDS encoding NAD(+) diphosphatase, yielding MLFETEFNYHDEECAPQCWVLFKGDKILTLENKGQVVLSDVELDKLKLKPVRQQYLGRLNDRSYYVGELAADKAAPEGVLFYDLRRLLGQVPDDLFSLAGKAYHLLHWDRTHQYCGGCGVPTENKIDEVAKICPACGLIKYPRISPAIIVAIIKDNQILLAQGRQFRGYFYIAYITIS
- a CDS encoding ArsR/SmtB family transcription factor; this encodes MSDTPNNSQEQFKIHADILAKFFSGLSHPIRYRIVATLAQKEMTVNEIVGELGCSQSQISNHLACLKWCGYVSSRQEGRSVYYQVTDKRILDILELAKRVVSDNAKHISSCTRM
- a CDS encoding heavy-metal-associated domain-containing protein, encoding MLSRLDGVQEAKVEDTGDATIIYDTDKVNLDEFKEALKPYNYQIDYIGNCEIQNLT
- a CDS encoding transposase, giving the protein MYSVKFKQLSLSDIYDGCLDFVDKDKPRFLALLEEHIQLSEYISLSFYQAFYKHFGRKRKFKLESFLYALIIQRIFSIPTDALLIIFLNFSKEIREFCGFSKVPDASKFTRFKQDFSKHLQTLFDNLVDQTEPICEQINSELASYLVFDTSGVEAYVTENNPKFINRLIKQLKSQYKGNSSVDPYKMAYGIMPSCASSNPNVKQLYINGHFCYVYKFGMLTNGLGIVRNISFFDEDFINAHPEIPIEKKSDSPDEDKSLSDSKALKPVLRDFFKTHTHFKPSTFIGDAAFDTNDSYNFLLKDCHFLKTVIPLNERGSKNLPEPGFNESGQPLCPLDSSLPMKYEGKAPLRSGVVRDKWVCPKMKWKGSKRITLCEHPCSDSPSGRMFYTYPEKDLRLYPGIIRDTPEWIDIYKNRCVIEQTIQHFKSNFGVANRKTTNALTIKADLLLAGITQLLTVILADKLHKHELIRSLKPLLA